Genomic DNA from Calditrichota bacterium:
TTTGTCTGGAAAAGGGATTCGATTCAATTTTTCAGGGACGATTCTCTCATTTTAACAACCGTGCATAAACACGATTTTTTACTTCGCTATATTTATTTGGGGCGGGACCGAACCATCAGCGGAGATTACATCACCCATTTTGGCTATCAGCAATATCCGGCAATGGTTGGTCCGGTTTTTTCTCATTTAATCGTAAAAAAATTCCTTTCCGAAACGGTAACGGAAAGCCCTCAGTTGGAATCATTTTCTGTTTCGGAGGTCTACGCGAATGCCGTTCGATTAAAGTGGCGGTTCTTTAAACCGGCGATTTCACGACTAATCTACAGACAAACGGATTCAACCGGCTGGGATAGTACCCGTTTTTTTGAAATCCCTCGAAAGGATTTTGAGTATGTTATTGCCGGGCTTTCCCGGGGAAAAGAATATGAGGTCCGGGTAATCTCCCAAAATAGTCGGGGGGTTCAATCGATTAGTGACCCATTGCGCTTTAAAACGCGTACAACAGATATTTTTTTGCTTAAACCGATTCAAGATTCTTTTACGGAAGATGCCGGTATTATTGGGCCTTACCGAAACATTGCCAATATGGGATGGCTTTATTTAATGGTGGGTAAAAAGCGGTATTCCTTTTTAGAATTTCCTTCTGTGTCATCTCAGGGGAATGCGAGAAAAGTCTGGCTGAACTTGCATGTTCGAAACAAGCAGGGGGATATGAACCAATTGTATGTGAGAAAGGTAGGGTCTGAATGGGATGAAAATTCAATAACATGGAACACACAACCAGACATTCTGGATACGTGTTTGGGGGCAGTTACGGAGTCTCAATTTAACAAAGGCAATTGGATTACATTTCAGCTTGCGCCGGATAATTCCATTAAAACTGGCTTAAATATTGCAATAATTTCACCGGATAGCGGCTGGGTTTCTCTGGATTCGAAGGATTCATTTGATGCGCAGCCTGAGTTAATTATTGATTATAGAAAAACTTACGTTCTTAATGGAAAGGTTTCCTTTGCGCAAAGAGAGCCCCTTGACAATGTCTCGGTAACTATTAAATCTATTGAAGATAGTGCCACAGTGTATTCAGCTGATACAATTGTGACGAATTCGAATGGGCATTTTGAAACATCTCTAAAACTGGGGAATACTTACACAATTGGCTTTACAAAAGAATCTGAAAAAGAAGATCTTAAAGCCATCTCCATTTATGATGCCTATTTGGCCGCAGCCACGGCCATAGGTATTGTTGAACCGGCAGAAGACGCCAAAATGGCGGCTGATGCCAATGGCGATGGAAAGATTACGATTTACGATGCGTTGTTGATTGCCAAAACAGCCGTTGGCCTGAACGCAGGGGGAGTGATAGGACACTGGTATTTCCCTCAGGTTCCCGACGTGCTGAATGAAACACAAGATAGTGTCGCGATTTCCGAAGGCGGAGTTGTCATGGGGGATGTCGATTGCAGCTGGCCTGATGCCAGTGTTTATTCTTTAGCCTTGAAAAATTCGGACAGGCAAAACCTGTTTCAATTAACTGAAAATGATTCAAACGTTGTGGTAAGTCTTCCGAATTTGGGGGTACATCGTCTGGGTTCTTTCTCTATCGATTTTTCATTTAATTCGGACGCGTTTGTATTTAAACGTGTCCAGTGGCCTGTCTCGATGCAAAATTGGTCAACGGTTCGGAATATTCGGAAGGGCCGCGTTCAATTGGGATGCTTCCATCCGGAAAAATCGAGTGTTAGATTGGGGAATTTTAAACTTATTTTTTCGAAACGGAAGAACGAGGAACGTTTCAAAATAGTAATTCATCGAATTCAGCTGGACAATAGAATTAATCGTAATATTTTAATGAATGGTATAGAAGAAGAGAAAAAAGAACCGGTGGAAGATTCTTTCTCAGTATATCCCAATCCATTCAATATGAGTACGCGGATTGAGGGGAATCTTTCAAAGTCAACCCCAATAAATTTGTCTATTTTTAACGCACTTGGACAGCTGGTTTTTTCAAAAACAATCGCTTCTCACAAAGGGCGCTATTCATTTATCTGGAAAGGAAAAGATAACCAGAATTCTTTTGTTTCAAGTGGCATTTATTATATTCTTTTAAGAACCAAAACAAAGAATTTCGGTCAAAAAGTCTTGTTTTTAAAATAGGAGAGGTCGGTTCGATGAAAGTGTGGACGTGTGGACGATGGGTCTTGTTTTTTATGCTCATTAGCCGGTCTGTTTTTGCGCAAATAACCGTGAGTGTGGACAGTTTCCATGTGAGTCCGGGAGATACCATTCGCATTCCTGTTTGCGTGGGAGACGTTACGGATTCCAATATAGAATCCTTTCAATTTGATTTCTATTTTAACGATTCCGTGCTTTCACCGATTGATGCAACGCTTGAAGGCACCCTTGCAGAGAATTGGGGAGTCCCTTTTGTCAATGAAAATAATTCAGGAGAAT
This window encodes:
- a CDS encoding DNRLRE domain-containing protein, whose amino-acid sequence is MRFKTRTTDIFLLKPIQDSFTEDAGIIGPYRNIANMGWLYLMVGKKRYSFLEFPSVSSQGNARKVWLNLHVRNKQGDMNQLYVRKVGSEWDENSITWNTQPDILDTCLGAVTESQFNKGNWITFQLAPDNSIKTGLNIAIISPDSGWVSLDSKDSFDAQPELIIDYRKTYVLNGKVSFAQREPLDNVSVTIKSIEDSATVYSADTIVTNSNGHFETSLKLGNTYTIGFTKESEKEDLKAISIYDAYLAAATAIGIVEPAEDAKMAADANGDGKITIYDALLIAKTAVGLNAGGVIGHWYFPQVPDVLNETQDSVAISEGGVVMGDVDCSWPDASVYSLALKNSDRQNLFQLTENDSNVVVSLPNLGVHRLGSFSIDFSFNSDAFVFKRVQWPVSMQNWSTVRNIRKGRVQLGCFHPEKSSVRLGNFKLIFSKRKNEERFKIVIHRIQLDNRINRNILMNGIEEEKKEPVEDSFSVYPNPFNMSTRIEGNLSKSTPINLSIFNALGQLVFSKTIASHKGRYSFIWKGKDNQNSFVSSGIYYILLRTKTKNFGQKVLFLK